One genomic region from Cryptococcus gattii WM276 chromosome C, complete sequence encodes:
- a CDS encoding uncharacterized protein (Similar to TIGR gene model, INSD accession AAW42601.1) — translation MSSSTTSNSPQTPAYPTKLHRHSVQDEASEFAVATSSSTYAIAEEEIESESQETTFRGRLRDIMSDNQIVINTFIAGGLAGAASRTVVSPLERLKIILQVQATGSRSGAGQAYSGVFESLVRMWKDEGWRGFMKGNGINVVRILPYSALQFTSYGAFKSVLSAWSDQETLSTPLRLTAGAGAGVVAVVATYPLDLVRARLSIATANMAVRQPGAAFTNEDSRLGMVGMTKKVYKAEGGLRGLYRGCWATALGVAPYVSLNFFFYESVKTYVLPGPSSPPISETDLALRKLFCGAVSGASSLIFTHPFDVLRRKLQVAGLSTLTPHYDGAIDAMRQIIRNEGFWKGMYRGLAPNLIKVTPSIAVSFYVFELVRDSLEAL, via the exons ATGTCATCATCTACCACTTCCAACTCTCCTCAAACACCCGCGTACCCCACAAAGCTTCACCGTCACTCTGTCCAGGACGAAGCGTCAGAATTCGCCGTAGCAACGTCTAGCTCGACATATGCCAttgctgaagaagaaatcGAAAGTGAATCCCAAGAGACGACGTTCAGAGGCAGATTAAGGGACATCATGTCAGATAATCAGATAGTGATCAACACGTTCATTGCTG GTGGACTCGCTGGAGCTGCTAGCAGAACAGTTGTTAGTCCCCTAGAAAGATTAAAGATCATTCT CCAAGTACAGGCAACTGGTAGCAGATCGGGTGCTGGGCAAGCGTACTCTGGAGTCTTTGAGTCCCTGGTGCGGATGTGGAAGGATGAGGGTTGGAGAGGGTTCATGAAAGGCAATGGCATCAACGTTGTCCGA ATATTACCGTACTCGGCTTTACAATTTACA TCGTATGGCGCATTCAAAAGTGTTTTATCAGCATGGTCTGACCAAGAGACCCTCTCAACACCACTGCGCTTAACAGCAGGTGCAGGTGCAGGCGTCGTCGCTGTTG TCGCGACATACCCTCTGGATCTCGTTAGAGCTCGGTTATCCATCGCAACAGCGAACATGGCAGTTCGTCAGCCTGGAGCAGCGTTCACGAATGAAGATTCAAGATTAGGTATGGTGGGTATGACTAAGAAAGTGTATAAGGCCGAGGGAGGTTTAAGAGGCTTGTA TCGAGGTTGTTGGGCCACAGCTTTAGGAGTGGCCCCTTACGTGTCGTTGAACT TTTTCTTCTACGAATCTG TCAAAACCTACGTCCTGCCCGGaccatcttctcctccaatATCAGAAACGGACCTCGCTCTCCGTAAACTTTTCTGCGGCGCCGTCTCTGGGGCCTCTTCCCTCATCTTTACCCATCCCTTTGACGTTTTGAGAAGAAAGTTGCAAGTGGCGGGCTTGTCTACCCTCACTCCGCATTATGATGGAGCAATTGATGCTATGCGGCAGATAATAAGAAATGAAGGTTTTTGGAAGGGGATGTA TCGTGGATTGGCACCTAATTTGATCAAGGTGACGCCATCCATTGCGGTTTCGTTTTACGTCTTTGAGCTTGTTCGGGATTCTTTAGAAGCTTTATAA
- a CDS encoding uncharacterized protein (Similar to TIGR gene model, INSD accession AAW42743.1), giving the protein MTIRILTLCGFTQNSHIYSKQIGALRKAVKNAEFVFVDPPIVVEKADLPWITPANLDQFGSSAIMDAETQTAETTPRAWWLNSDEWKTFRRFDETVAYLHDYIVKNGPFDGVMGFSQGAGMAALLAAMVEKPGIHPNFPAEPPIPKFKFAIFVGGFLPGYRPKIESHDFTNYFPLPSSLITLHISGRNDTLITPERSEILMKHCENARFELHDGGHYTPSKASWRNFMNAYINSFAPEGSNGDLPSVDSYGPNGPNAPPMSKGGKSGTNTPKSKSGANTPKVDPETEEPQTESKSVLALSS; this is encoded by the exons ATGACTATTAGAATCCTTACTCTTTGTGGCTTCACCCAGAACTCCCACATTTACTCCAAACAA ATTGGCGCTCTGCGTAAAGCTGTCAAGAATGCCGAATTCG TCTTCGTTGATCCTCCCATCGTCGTAGAGAAAGCCGACCTCCCATGGATCACTCCGGCTAATCTTGATCAGTTTGGTTCCAGTGCTATTATGGACGCCGAGACCCAGACAGCTGAGACGACGCCTAGAGCATGGTGGCTGAACTCTGACGAATGGAAGACTTTCAGAC GGTTTGATGAGACTGTTGCTTATCTTCATGACTATATCGTGAAGAACGGACCTTTCGAT GGTGTCATGGGTTTCTCGCAGGGCGCCGGTATGGCAGCTCTCTTGGCCGCCATG GTGGAAAAGCCCGGGATTCACCCCAACTTCCCTGCTGAGCCTCCTATTCCTAAGTTTAAGT TTGCTATCTTCGTTGGCGGGTTCCTTCCTGGATATCGGCCCAAGATAGAATCCCACGACTTCACCAACTACTTTCCCTTACCATCTAGTCTCATTACACTTCATATCTCAGGCAGAAACGATACTCTCATCACCCCCGAAAGAAGTGAGATATTAATGAAGCACTGCGAAAATGCGAGGTTTGAGTTACATGATGGTGGTCATTACACTCCTTCCAAGGCGTCTTGGAGGAATTTTATGAA CGCCTACATCAATTCTTTCGCTCCCGAGGGTAGCAACGGCGACTTGCCGTCTGTCGACTCTTATGGTCCGAACGGACCTAATGCCCCACCTATGAGCAAGGGCGGCAAGTCTGGAACCAACACTCCCAAATCTAAGAGCGGGGCAAACACGCCAAAGGTTGACCCCGAGACTGAAGAGCCTCAGACCGAGTCTAAATCGGTCCTGGCACTATCATCATAA
- a CDS encoding uncharacterized protein (Similar to TIGR gene model, INSD accession AAW42643.1), whose amino-acid sequence MSVPLPSPSPLSSAQDGPISSTGDNSDMSASAKPIPRSRPAPVATAGSPEKTSGTPASYKYRPGAATSIGKSFNNDNWRDRSPAPTSAMPATFSGKGPERTVGFEKRDVSSLKSNGGSALSREREKEENKEKESEKDKEGKEKSALGHVPCRFFKAGACTAGESCPFSHAAPDSAKREVCQWFLKGNCKFGHKCALAHVRPGEPMSMDRKNKKAAQLEARERSGEVTTSGTRKATPTAIPSALEESGASPVPIRSALSSSIQSNPTRIGSSPMREPFGPPSGALPNSPPNGFAHSYTRGHPAFASSPNRPSPLSASFGAVGSGLAAGSVPGPFSLKQGSNLLSSLRPPVSATPTFSSSFSHSSLAIERPSNAVATPLSASFAGEAPALHRSIWARSDQPAEPLSPRRPIPRTIKPEAVFEDDDDHGEEFLPSSLSDLLTPQERARRMSHRDSQDSSYSPSLAGYAAQAPIWGGERLAQSAGPTMGQKGFLQSLWSADGEDVRKFQPTQPSSAQPQKQDFAFGPTTAQASGPRTSLLTQQRSPDSASPTSPVRLSSFNPSAVGPGEPFLIRNLGDPGSPSARALIEHAPGQSLPGGLANALSRLHLHGPRSTSSLAAVNSGSGRGIGGLGAEWRLAEHEAEGSEDGDGGLTPPNGLGALHSKREEHDEGLFAMDG is encoded by the exons ATGTCAGTTCCGctcccttccccttctcctctctcaTCTGCTCAGGATGGCCCTATAAGTAGCACAGGCGACAATTCCGACATGTCTGCTTCTGCAAAGCCTATCCCCCGCTCAAGGCCCGCTCCTGTTGCCACCGCCGGCTCGCCTGAAAAGACCAGCGGTACTCCTGCTTCATACAAGTATCGACCTGGCGCAGCGACTTCTATTGGCAAGTCCTTCAACAACGACAACTGGCGCGATCGATCGCCCGCACCTACTTCTGCCATGCCCGCTACTTTCAGTGGGAAGGGCCCTGAGAGGACAGTGGGATTTGAAAAGAGGGATGTTAGCTCTTTGAAGAGCAACGGAGGTAGCGCGCTGAGtagagagagagaaaaagaggagaacaaggaaaaggaaagtgagaaggacaaggaggGCAAGGAGAAAT CTGCCTTGGGCCATGTTCCATGTCGATTTTTCAAGGCCGGCGCTTGTACTGCTGGAGAAAGTTGTCCATTCTCTCACGCTGCTCCGGATT CCGCAAAGCGAGAGGTATGCCAGTGGTTCCTGAAGGGCAACTGCAAATTTGGACACAAGT GTGCTCTTGCCCACGTTCGACCTGGCGAGCCGATGTCAATGGATCGAAAAAACAAGAAAGCAGCGCAGCTCGAGGCGCGAGAACGAAGTGGTGAGGTAACTACCAGCGGGACCAGGAAAGCCACTCCCACTGCTATCCCCAGCGCTCTTGAAGAGTCTGGCGCCAGCCCTGTCCCTATACGATCCgctctttcctcctcaaTCCAATCGAATCCTACTCGTATTGGATCTTCTCCCATGCGAGAGCCTTTTGGTCCTCCCTCTGGGGCTTTGCCGAACAGTCCTCCCAATGGCTTTGCGCACTCTTACACTCGAGGTCACCCAGCATTTGCTTCTTCGCCCAACCGgccttctcctctttctgCAAGTTTTGGTGCTGTAGGCAGTGGACTAGCTGCGGGGAGCGTTCCTGGGCCTTTCTCCCTTAAGCAGGGTTCAaaccttctttcctctcttcgACCACCGGTCTCTGCTACCCCCAcattctcctcttcattctctCATTCATCACTGGCTATTGAGCGTCCTTCCAACGCTGTTGCTACACCTCTTTCCGCGTCTTTTGCTGGAGAAGCTCCTGCGTTGCACCGCTCCATTTGGGCTCGTTCCGACCAACCTGCTGAACCTCTGTCTCCTCGTCGACCGATCCCGCGAACAATCAAGCCCGAAGCCGTgtttgaagatgatgatgaccACGGAGAAGAgttccttccttcttctctgtCAGACCTACTCACCCCGCAAGAACGGGCCCGCCGTATGTCTCACCGAGACAGTCAAGACTCTTCATACTCTCCTTCCCTCGCTGGATACGCTGCTCAAGCTCCCATATGGGGAGGCGAACGTCTTGCACAGAGTGCGGGCCCTACCATGGGACAAAAGGGATTCTTGCAGTCTCTCTGGTCTGCAGATGGTGAAGATGTCCGCAAATTCCAACCTACCCAACCCTCCAGTGCCCAGCCGCAAAAGCAAGACTTTGCCTTTGGTCCCACTACCGCCCAAGCTTCCGGTCCTCGCACTTCGTTGCTCACCCAACAACGATCTCCCGACTCCGCCTCCCCAACTAGTCCTGTCCGATTATCTTCCTTCAACCCCTCCGCGGTTGGTCCTGGCGAGCCATTCTTGATCCGTAACCTCGGCGATCCGGGATCCCCTTCCGCCCGCGCACTGATCGAACATGCTCCCGGCCAATCCTTACCTGGCGGTCTGGCTAATGCCTTGTCGAGACTACACCTCCACGGACCCCGGTCGACGAGCTCGTTGGCGGCGGTCAATTCCGGGAGCGGGAGAGGGATTGGGGGGCTCGGTGCAGAGTGGAGGTTGGCTGAGCATGAGGCGGAAGGAAGTGAAGATGGTGATGGAGGGCTAACCCCGCCAAATGGCCTGGGGGCATTGCATTCCAAGAGGGAAGAACATGATGAGGGGCTGTTTGCGATGGACGGATAA